A window of the Candidatus Saccharimonadales bacterium genome harbors these coding sequences:
- a CDS encoding response regulator — MARILLVEDDRLLAGLYLDAMAKAGLKAVSVNDAQSAIDKLDDFKFDLMLLDLMLPAHNGLEVIYELQSHNDLKNLPVILLSATKLDAQFLTARQLKQMSIVEYLYKPDVLPNQLVETVRRWLV; from the coding sequence ATGGCGCGAATTTTGTTGGTCGAAGACGACAGGCTGCTGGCCGGTTTATACCTCGATGCCATGGCCAAGGCCGGCCTCAAGGCCGTCAGCGTAAATGACGCCCAATCAGCCATAGACAAGCTGGACGACTTTAAATTTGACCTGATGCTGCTCGATCTGATGCTGCCAGCCCACAACGGGCTAGAAGTAATTTATGAACTGCAATCGCATAATGATCTTAAAAATTTACCGGTAATCCTGCTCAGCGCGACCAAATTGGACGCTCAATTTTTGACCGCCCGGCAACTTAAACAGATGTCGATAGTTGAGTATTTATATAAACCGGACGTGCTGCCTAATCAGCTTGTCGAAACTGTCCGGCGCTGGCTGGTATGA
- a CDS encoding exodeoxyribonuclease VII small subunit, translating to MSKPSKTNVVKLVKQIEETIDWFESGQVDIDQAIKRYQAALSAVAQLEKFLSQAKNEVSRINLKFD from the coding sequence ATGTCCAAGCCGAGTAAAACTAACGTAGTTAAGCTGGTCAAGCAGATCGAAGAGACGATTGACTGGTTTGAGTCCGGCCAAGTTGACATTGACCAGGCTATTAAGCGCTACCAAGCCGCCCTAAGCGCGGTGGCCCAGCTGGAGAAGTTCTTAAGCCAAGCCAAAAACGAAGTCTCCCGGATTAATTTGAAGTTCGACTGA
- a CDS encoding 50S ribosomal protein L27, translating into MSKIKAGGSSKNVHDSPGQRLGVKAFGGEKVTTGSVIVRQVGQTKVPGPGTGMGRDYTIFAKRDGVVEYKKTKITRFTGKTAPRTLVSVVEAQPVKATSKKK; encoded by the coding sequence ATGTCGAAAATCAAAGCGGGCGGAAGCTCGAAGAATGTCCACGACTCGCCGGGCCAGCGCCTGGGCGTTAAAGCTTTTGGTGGAGAAAAAGTTACTACCGGTAGCGTCATCGTCCGCCAAGTCGGTCAAACCAAAGTCCCCGGGCCTGGTACCGGTATGGGCCGTGATTATACGATTTTCGCCAAACGTGACGGTGTAGTTGAATATAAAAAGACTAAGATCACTCGTTTCACCGGCAAAACCGCGCCCCGAACCCTCGTGTCGGTGGTTGAAGCTCAACCGGTTAAAGCGACTTCTAAAAAGAAATAA
- the xseA gene encoding exodeoxyribonuclease VII large subunit, producing MQEQILKPSEFVSLINQTLEYAYPVVTIEGELSELRISKNRWVYFKLKDETAVVDFFGTVYQLNQPLEDGMMVRVIGRPRLSDKWGFSVNVEQIRPTGEGAFRRAFELLKAKLAGEGLFDPQRKRPIPVYPQTIGLISSAEAAGAKDFLKILDQRWRGVGVQFASIQVQGEAAPGQIVAAIDYFNQLARPVDVLVLVRGGGSAEDLWSFNTEPVVRAIAGSRSPVVVGVGHEVDTTLSDMAADVRAATPTDAATLVVPNRREFASQLKHQRARLSQQINQIIGGLSLSLRSALENNINQLLNGLAERLSGLKRAVRAYDPEAALKRGYSIILLGGQVVSRTSQVKTGDKIKAKLSDGSLAAEVTNVQAE from the coding sequence ATGCAAGAGCAAATACTTAAGCCCAGCGAGTTTGTCAGCCTAATCAATCAGACGCTGGAGTATGCCTATCCAGTAGTGACGATCGAGGGCGAGCTGTCGGAGTTAAGAATCAGCAAAAACCGTTGGGTTTATTTCAAACTAAAAGACGAGACAGCGGTAGTAGATTTTTTTGGTACCGTTTATCAGCTCAATCAACCGCTAGAAGACGGCATGATGGTCAGGGTTATTGGCCGGCCCCGGTTGAGCGACAAGTGGGGGTTTAGCGTCAACGTCGAACAAATCCGGCCAACTGGCGAAGGTGCCTTTAGGCGGGCGTTTGAACTGTTAAAGGCCAAACTGGCTGGGGAGGGCTTGTTTGACCCTCAGCGGAAGCGGCCGATTCCGGTCTATCCGCAGACTATCGGTCTGATCAGCTCGGCCGAAGCGGCTGGTGCCAAGGATTTTTTAAAGATACTAGACCAGCGTTGGCGGGGGGTTGGGGTCCAGTTTGCTTCGATCCAAGTCCAAGGTGAAGCCGCCCCGGGTCAAATTGTGGCAGCCATCGATTATTTTAACCAGTTGGCGCGGCCAGTTGACGTCTTGGTGCTGGTGCGCGGCGGCGGTTCGGCCGAAGATCTATGGTCCTTTAATACCGAGCCAGTCGTCCGGGCCATCGCCGGCAGCCGCAGTCCGGTAGTAGTTGGTGTCGGCCATGAGGTTGATACCACATTGTCTGACATGGCGGCTGATGTCCGGGCGGCCACGCCGACCGACGCCGCTACCCTGGTAGTACCTAACAGGCGGGAATTTGCGAGCCAGCTCAAACATCAACGGGCCAGATTGAGTCAACAGATCAATCAAATTATCGGTGGACTGTCGTTGTCTTTAAGGTCGGCCTTAGAAAACAACATAAATCAGTTGTTAAACGGGTTGGCTGAGAGGTTGAGCGGCCTTAAGCGGGCGGTCAGGGCCTATGATCCGGAAGCCGCCCTAAAACGCGGTTACAGTATTATTTTATTGGGCGGCCAAGTGGTTAGCCGAACAAGTCAAGTCAAAACTGGTGATAAGATTAAGGCTAAGTTGTCAGACGGTAGTCTGGCCGCGGAGGTAACTAATGTCCAAGCCGAGTAA
- a CDS encoding glycine--tRNA ligase, translated as MNDAGPDLDTLVSLAKRRGFVWPASEIYGGLAGFYDLGPYGAQLARNIKEAWWNHFVKKRPNIYGLDSAIIQNPKLWEASGHVAGFNDPMVECQKCHTRYRQEQLDTSKPCENCGQTDSFGDSKTFNMMFKTSVGPVKGDDAAAYLRPETAGAIFADFDHVKEVTRAKLPFGIAQIGKAFRNEISPRDFIFRLRELEQMELEYFVYPQHAGQELSNMKQICWDWLTALGLNQANLSWYQHTEDERAHYAVDSWDINYAYPFGQKELWGIANRTDFDLQAHSKASGKELNYFDPETNTHITPYVIEPSIGVERLLLAVLHSAYYEEEVKGEKRVVLKFDAKLAPVQVAVLPLSKTDKLTPLAHQVYQRLNESVDGVVEYDETQSIGRRYRRQDEIGTPKCVTIDFESLNDQQVTIRERDTMEQKRVKIEELSKEVV; from the coding sequence ATGAATGACGCAGGACCCGATCTAGATACGTTGGTGTCGCTGGCCAAGCGCCGGGGGTTTGTCTGGCCGGCCAGCGAGATTTACGGCGGCCTGGCCGGTTTTTATGACCTCGGACCATACGGCGCGCAGCTAGCTAGAAATATAAAAGAAGCCTGGTGGAACCACTTCGTCAAAAAACGGCCGAATATTTACGGGCTGGATAGCGCAATTATCCAAAATCCGAAACTCTGGGAGGCCAGCGGACACGTGGCCGGTTTTAACGATCCGATGGTGGAGTGTCAGAAGTGTCATACTCGGTACCGTCAGGAACAACTGGATACGTCAAAACCCTGTGAGAATTGCGGTCAGACGGATTCGTTTGGTGACAGTAAAACCTTCAATATGATGTTTAAGACCAGTGTCGGCCCGGTAAAAGGCGATGACGCCGCGGCCTATCTCAGGCCAGAAACCGCCGGGGCGATTTTTGCCGATTTTGACCACGTTAAAGAAGTTACTCGGGCTAAGCTGCCGTTTGGTATCGCCCAAATCGGCAAAGCCTTTAGAAACGAAATTAGTCCGCGCGACTTTATTTTCCGGCTCAGGGAGCTGGAGCAGATGGAGCTTGAGTACTTTGTGTATCCCCAGCACGCCGGCCAGGAATTAAGCAATATGAAACAAATCTGTTGGGACTGGCTGACAGCGCTTGGGCTGAACCAGGCCAACCTCAGCTGGTACCAGCATACCGAAGATGAGCGGGCGCATTATGCCGTCGACAGCTGGGACATCAACTACGCTTATCCGTTTGGCCAAAAGGAACTCTGGGGCATCGCCAATCGAACCGATTTTGATTTACAGGCTCACTCCAAGGCGTCCGGCAAGGAGCTGAACTACTTTGACCCGGAAACGAACACCCATATTACTCCTTATGTCATCGAGCCGAGTATTGGCGTGGAGCGGCTGCTGCTGGCGGTGCTACATTCGGCCTACTACGAGGAAGAAGTAAAGGGTGAAAAGCGGGTGGTGCTCAAATTCGATGCCAAACTGGCGCCGGTGCAGGTAGCGGTGCTGCCGCTGAGCAAAACCGATAAGCTCACGCCGCTAGCGCACCAAGTTTATCAGAGGTTAAACGAGTCAGTCGACGGGGTAGTGGAGTACGACGAAACCCAATCTATTGGTAGGCGCTACCGCCGTCAGGATGAAATCGGCACGCCAAAATGCGTCACCATTGATTTTGAATCGCTTAATGACCAGCAGGTGACCATTCGCGAGCGTGACACGATGGAGCAAAAAAGGGTTAAAATAGAAGAATTATCAAAGGAGGTAGTCTAA
- a CDS encoding HAMP domain-containing sensor histidine kinase, with protein sequence MSEGKIQANETLKFLAAAAHDLKTPLVYIRGAAAQLSLGEYDEVDSQRQLLNIEHSAQRLLSLVDSLIGATRADQEPLPLEPIEVAEAISLAVEEIRPYANQLGFSFKINCSRQLPPVLSHRLALKRIIFNLLDNAIKYTQDEPVIQIRARRDDNRVRVTVRDYGIGVRPSDLKQIWRLFGQAAEPSHALPGSSGLGLYIVSNLSRHISAELSLKSLSRGTSFFVRLPVARQLALF encoded by the coding sequence ATGTCCGAGGGTAAAATCCAAGCTAACGAGACGCTTAAATTCTTAGCGGCGGCGGCCCATGATCTTAAAACGCCGTTAGTTTATATCCGGGGCGCGGCCGCGCAATTGTCGCTGGGCGAGTACGACGAGGTTGACTCCCAGCGGCAATTGCTTAACATCGAGCATTCGGCCCAACGATTGCTCAGTCTGGTCGATTCGTTGATTGGCGCCACCCGGGCGGACCAAGAGCCGCTGCCGCTCGAGCCGATCGAAGTAGCCGAGGCAATTAGTTTGGCCGTCGAAGAAATCCGGCCATACGCCAATCAGTTGGGCTTTAGTTTTAAAATAAATTGTTCACGCCAATTGCCGCCGGTACTCAGTCACCGCCTGGCGCTCAAACGGATCATCTTCAATCTACTGGACAATGCCATTAAATATACCCAGGACGAGCCGGTAATCCAGATTAGGGCCCGACGCGATGACAATCGGGTCCGGGTAACTGTCAGAGATTACGGCATCGGCGTCAGACCGAGCGACCTAAAGCAGATTTGGCGGTTATTCGGCCAGGCGGCCGAACCGTCTCACGCCTTGCCGGGCAGCAGCGGGTTGGGGCTTTATATCGTGTCTAATCTGAGCCGTCACATTTCCGCCGAGCTGAGCCTCAAGTCCTTATCCCGGGGTACCAGCTTTTTTGTGCGGTTGCCGGTGGCCAGGCAGTTGGCGCTGTTTTAA
- a CDS encoding NYN domain-containing protein, translating to MESKSQNNYAFIDGQNLNAGVKALGWKLDHKKFREYLKQELGVERAYMFIGFMEEHQDLYSALQDSGFILVFKPLVRHGDLEIKGNVDADLVLQAMMDLERYNQAVVVSGDGDFAGLIRHLASINKLRQVIIPNRDRYSSLFDRLDKFDAKHVTYMNEQRSKLAYKDRQRQRPPPKKPA from the coding sequence ATGGAAAGCAAATCACAAAACAACTATGCCTTTATTGACGGCCAAAATTTGAACGCGGGTGTAAAGGCCTTGGGTTGGAAACTGGACCATAAAAAGTTCAGGGAATACTTAAAACAAGAGCTTGGCGTCGAGCGGGCCTATATGTTTATCGGCTTCATGGAAGAACACCAAGACCTATATAGCGCCCTTCAGGACTCGGGGTTTATATTGGTGTTTAAACCGCTGGTCAGACACGGCGATTTGGAGATCAAAGGCAACGTCGACGCCGACTTGGTGCTGCAAGCCATGATGGATCTTGAGCGCTATAACCAGGCGGTTGTCGTTAGCGGTGACGGCGACTTTGCCGGCCTGATTCGGCACCTTGCCAGCATTAACAAGCTCAGGCAGGTGATTATTCCGAACCGGGATAGATATTCATCGCTGTTTGATAGGTTGGACAAGTTTGACGCCAAACACGTGACCTACATGAATGAACAGCGGAGCAAACTGGCTTATAAAGATCGCCAGAGACAACGCCCGCCGCCTAAAAAACCCGCTTAA
- a CDS encoding N-acetylmuramoyl-L-alanine amidase: MSERLYQHELERVRDIVQDPEWYHQLTREQKLRTIGATALHGLVSTEGTIRERLKNGLYDVFEQLLAEEAIKLGAIGQYEWDSERQPVDMIVIHHTSRQPGLSADRLNAMHLIRLYVPHYQNPPESDRPHVAGQPIYSGHFREGKQKFWGYHWLVRDAGQVERLLSDDQTGWQSGDWNVNCRSVAICIDDDLVSKKPDGDIMDGIGELINRHYSHLDISPTTLLGHTEVNMKTSCPGGEFLGGWKFELLDRIGA; this comes from the coding sequence TTGAGTGAAAGATTATACCAACATGAACTTGAGCGTGTCCGAGATATCGTTCAAGACCCGGAATGGTACCATCAGCTTACCCGGGAGCAAAAACTCCGGACGATTGGCGCTACTGCTCTGCATGGTTTAGTGTCAACCGAAGGCACTATACGTGAACGGTTAAAAAACGGTTTATACGATGTTTTTGAGCAGCTCTTGGCCGAAGAAGCCATCAAGTTAGGGGCAATCGGTCAGTATGAATGGGACTCGGAACGTCAGCCCGTGGACATGATCGTTATCCACCACACCAGTCGTCAACCGGGGCTTAGCGCGGACCGGTTAAATGCCATGCATCTCATCCGGCTTTATGTCCCCCATTACCAAAACCCGCCCGAATCGGATAGGCCACACGTAGCCGGCCAGCCAATTTACTCTGGCCACTTCCGTGAGGGAAAGCAAAAGTTCTGGGGCTATCATTGGTTAGTCAGAGACGCTGGCCAAGTCGAGCGGTTGTTGAGCGATGATCAAACCGGCTGGCAATCAGGCGACTGGAACGTAAATTGCCGTTCTGTTGCCATTTGTATCGACGACGATCTGGTTTCAAAAAAACCCGACGGCGATATTATGGACGGTATCGGCGAGCTAATAAACAGGCACTATAGCCATCTTGATATCTCCCCAACCACATTGTTGGGCCATACCGAAGTCAATATGAAAACTTCCTGTCCTGGCGGCGAATTTCTTGGCGGCTGGAAGTTTGAATTGCTTGATCGGATCGGGGCATAA
- a CDS encoding methyltransferase domain-containing protein has translation MLGVLIVIIVVFGFSLLVGAPFVPTHKASVEPAMRLLALDKRDLLLELGAGDGRLAMAAANRGAAVLAIEINPFLFWLLKWRSRSQARIQVVFGDFRRLKWPRETTAVYVFADGKTMDWLAKALKNVKRPIRIVSHGFSLPGHEPTKIDGALLRYDIKPVA, from the coding sequence ATGCTGGGGGTTTTGATTGTTATCATTGTCGTGTTCGGTTTCAGTTTGCTGGTGGGAGCGCCGTTTGTTCCGACCCATAAAGCCAGCGTAGAACCGGCCATGAGGCTGCTAGCGCTTGATAAACGGGATTTGTTATTAGAACTCGGCGCCGGTGATGGGCGATTGGCTATGGCCGCGGCCAACCGCGGGGCAGCGGTACTAGCCATCGAAATCAATCCATTTCTGTTTTGGCTGCTCAAATGGCGCAGCCGGAGTCAGGCGCGAATTCAAGTCGTGTTTGGCGATTTTAGGCGCCTTAAGTGGCCCCGCGAGACGACGGCGGTTTACGTCTTTGCCGATGGAAAGACGATGGATTGGTTGGCTAAGGCGCTGAAAAACGTAAAACGACCGATTAGAATTGTCAGCCACGGCTTTAGCTTACCGGGGCACGAACCGACTAAAATTGACGGCGCGTTGCTTCGGTACGACATCAAACCGGTTGCCTGA
- a CDS encoding flippase-like domain-containing protein: MKKIKSSLWRNAMLVLALFFFGLVLYSSRQDLNKTWLLLKNVSLVMALLLPLLQLISYFLVSNYYRSFLSVFGSNISAARAFASTTALNFVNQILPSGGASGTTYLIYAFKDVAKPGELTLIQLGRYLFAFLTYAPLLVVAYVWLLIEGNLNHQLEVALLALFIIALPGTVLLIAAIRNQSLVDRLVSAVLRFINRVVGLFTRRPHTIEVSRSRGFLKEFSNGAEFIRSQRGNLLKPYLFMQLSTLVEVSIVATAFFVLGVSVNPAAILVAFTAANIAGAISIIPGDVGVHELAVITVLSYIGVDQGTAIAGTLLYRVFNKLIVMAIGFGFYVKLIRPLIKNARANT; the protein is encoded by the coding sequence ATGAAGAAAATAAAATCCAGCCTCTGGCGGAACGCCATGCTAGTTTTGGCTTTGTTTTTCTTTGGGCTGGTGCTGTATTCGTCACGCCAGGACCTTAATAAGACCTGGCTGCTGCTGAAAAACGTCAGTTTAGTGATGGCGTTGCTGTTGCCGTTGTTGCAGCTTATTAGCTACTTCTTGGTCAGCAATTATTACCGAAGCTTTTTATCAGTCTTTGGCTCGAACATATCAGCCGCTAGAGCCTTTGCTTCGACCACCGCGCTCAACTTTGTCAATCAAATTTTACCCAGCGGCGGCGCCTCTGGCACGACCTATTTGATCTACGCCTTTAAAGACGTGGCCAAACCGGGCGAACTAACCTTAATCCAGCTTGGCCGTTATTTATTCGCGTTTTTGACGTACGCGCCGTTGCTTGTGGTGGCGTACGTCTGGTTGTTGATCGAGGGTAATCTTAATCATCAATTGGAAGTGGCGCTGCTAGCGTTGTTTATCATCGCCTTGCCGGGCACGGTGCTATTGATCGCGGCAATCAGGAACCAGAGCCTGGTCGATCGGCTGGTCAGCGCCGTCTTGCGCTTTATTAACCGAGTAGTCGGGTTGTTTACCCGTCGGCCTCACACGATTGAGGTTAGCCGCAGCCGAGGGTTCTTAAAAGAGTTCAGCAACGGCGCCGAGTTTATCCGTTCGCAGCGGGGTAATCTGCTCAAGCCTTATCTATTTATGCAGCTTAGCACGCTGGTCGAGGTCAGTATTGTGGCCACGGCTTTTTTTGTCCTGGGAGTGAGCGTCAACCCGGCCGCGATTTTGGTGGCGTTTACGGCCGCCAATATCGCCGGCGCGATTTCAATCATCCCGGGTGATGTCGGCGTCCACGAGCTGGCGGTAATCACCGTGCTGAGCTATATCGGGGTAGACCAGGGGACGGCAATCGCCGGCACGCTGCTGTATCGGGTTTTTAATAAATTAATCGTAATGGCGATCGGTTTTGGCTTTTATGTCAAGTTGATAAGGCCGCTTATAAAAAATGCAAGAGCAAATACTTAA
- the recO gene encoding DNA repair protein RecO, which translates to MNRFRTRGIVLRRVNFGEADRIVTFITSDYGLVSAMAKGVRKPSSKLAGGLELFSVSDVSFIKGKGELDHLISSRMIKHFGQIVTDYDRVQLAYAVLKHTAKAAKEFTEPKLYELIASALSELNQPGSDLELIDGWFKLNLLKTLGQQPNLTHDISNQRLTEGTNYTLLPDDGAFKPELSGQITTEQIKAWRVLLTTPPSKAVKIGGLTAAIGQTKTTLDHLFEYQFS; encoded by the coding sequence ATGAATCGCTTCCGGACAAGGGGGATTGTGCTTAGGCGCGTTAATTTTGGCGAAGCCGACCGCATTGTGACGTTTATAACCTCTGATTACGGCCTGGTGTCGGCCATGGCAAAGGGGGTCAGGAAGCCTTCCAGCAAGCTGGCGGGCGGGCTGGAGCTGTTTTCGGTATCGGACGTGTCATTTATCAAAGGAAAGGGCGAACTCGACCATTTGATTTCCAGCCGGATGATTAAGCATTTCGGGCAAATCGTGACCGATTATGATAGGGTTCAGCTGGCCTACGCCGTCTTAAAGCATACCGCCAAAGCCGCCAAAGAATTTACCGAACCAAAGTTGTACGAATTAATAGCCTCGGCCTTAAGCGAGCTTAACCAACCCGGCAGCGATCTTGAATTGATCGACGGGTGGTTTAAGCTGAATTTACTCAAAACTCTTGGCCAGCAGCCTAATCTGACCCACGACATATCTAACCAGCGGCTGACAGAGGGTACAAACTACACATTGTTGCCGGACGACGGGGCCTTCAAACCGGAACTGAGCGGCCAAATTACCACTGAGCAGATCAAAGCCTGGCGGGTGCTGCTGACCACACCGCCGTCAAAAGCCGTTAAAATCGGCGGTTTAACAGCGGCCATTGGGCAGACCAAAACCACGCTTGATCATCTGTTTGAGTATCAATTTAGCTAA